In one Aeromicrobium wangtongii genomic region, the following are encoded:
- a CDS encoding ABC transporter ATP-binding protein, translating into MSTESPQETVMEPAADRRPVVIVDDVHVEYKVFATGKRPSAADRRSLKQLRVKGKQMRTVHALKGVSFTAYANDSIGVIGTNGSGKSTLMRAIAGLTPTSRGAIYSQSRPSLLGVGAALLKDLSGERNIILGGLAMGFTLPEIEARYDDIVKFAGLEKFIDLPMRAYSSGMTARLKFAIASMATHEILIVDEALAVGDRTFRQRSEARIRDIRDNAGTVFLVSHSMQSIRETCSRVIWLDQGTLMMDGETDEVIKAYHAAQDK; encoded by the coding sequence GTGTCGACTGAGTCCCCCCAGGAGACGGTGATGGAGCCGGCGGCCGACCGCAGGCCGGTCGTGATCGTCGACGACGTCCACGTCGAGTACAAGGTCTTCGCGACGGGCAAGCGTCCGTCCGCAGCCGACCGCCGCTCGCTGAAGCAGCTGCGTGTCAAGGGCAAGCAGATGCGCACCGTCCACGCCCTCAAGGGGGTGTCGTTCACGGCGTACGCCAACGACAGCATCGGCGTCATCGGCACCAACGGCTCGGGCAAGTCGACGCTGATGCGCGCCATCGCGGGCCTCACGCCCACGAGCCGCGGAGCGATCTACTCGCAGTCCCGCCCCAGCCTGCTGGGCGTCGGCGCCGCGCTGCTCAAGGATCTGTCCGGTGAGCGCAACATCATCCTGGGCGGCCTCGCGATGGGCTTCACGTTGCCTGAGATCGAGGCCCGCTACGACGACATCGTGAAGTTCGCGGGGCTCGAGAAGTTCATCGACCTGCCGATGCGCGCGTACTCCTCGGGCATGACCGCCCGCCTCAAGTTCGCGATCGCCAGCATGGCGACGCACGAGATCCTGATCGTCGACGAGGCGCTCGCGGTCGGTGACCGCACCTTCCGCCAGCGCAGCGAGGCCCGCATCCGCGACATCCGCGACAATGCCGGCACCGTCTTCCTGGTCAGCCACTCGATGCAGTCCATCCGCGAGACCTGCAGCCGGGTGATCTGGCTCGACCAGGGCACGCTGATGATGGACGGCGAGACCGACGAGGTCATCAAGGCCTACCACGCCGCTCAGGACAAGTAA